From a region of the Oleomonas cavernae genome:
- a CDS encoding LysR family transcriptional regulator, protein MASSLLHQHLHELSVFDAAARAGSFSAAGRELGMTQSAVSHHVATLEAVLGFRLFARVWRGVALTDSGAVLFDGMKNGLAAIGAGIEGARAAARQRQFTVVTDFAFASFWLVSRLAELRRISGGSDASIVTSQASAAVD, encoded by the coding sequence ATGGCAAGCAGCCTCCTGCACCAGCATTTGCACGAACTCTCGGTGTTCGACGCCGCGGCGCGCGCCGGCAGTTTCAGTGCGGCCGGGCGCGAACTGGGCATGACCCAGTCCGCCGTCAGCCATCACGTGGCCACGCTCGAGGCAGTTCTGGGCTTCCGGCTGTTCGCCAGGGTCTGGCGTGGCGTCGCCCTGACCGACTCGGGCGCCGTCCTGTTCGACGGCATGAAAAATGGCCTGGCGGCGATCGGCGCGGGGATCGAAGGGGCGCGCGCCGCCGCGCGCCAGCGCCAGTTCACGGTGGTCACCGATTTCGCCTTCGCCTCGTTCTGGCTGGTCTCGCGCCTGGCCGAGTTGCGGCGGATCAGCGGCGGCAGCGATGCCAGCATCGTCACCAGCCAGGCCAGTGCGGCGGTCGATC